The Streptomyces sp. NBC_00162 sequence GATGTCCGACATCAAGCGCGAGCTCTCCACCGACCTCGGCATCCTCGGCCAGGACGGCCTCCCGATGCGCGCCGTCTTCATCGTGGACCCGAACAACGAGATCCAGTTCTCGATGGTGACCGCCGGTTCCGTGGGCCGTAACCCCAAGGAGGTCCTGCGGGTCCTCGACGCCCTGCAGACCGACGAGCTGTGCCCCTGCAACTGGAACAAGGGCGAGAGCACCATCGACGCCGGCGCGCTGCTGGCCGGTGAGTGACGGATGCCCCTCGACTCCCTGAAGTCCGCCGTACCGGACTTCGCCAAGGACCTGAAGCTGAACCTCGGTTCGGTCATCGGCAACCAGGACAAGCTCTCGCAGCAGCAGCTCTGGGGCACCGTCCTGTCCTGCGCGATCGCCGCCCGCTCCCCGCGCGTCCTGCGTGAGCTGGAGCCGGAGGCGAAGGCGAACCTCTCGCCGGAGGCGTACACCGCCGCCAAGTCCGCCGCCGCGGTCATGGCGATGAACAACGTCTTCTACCGCACCCGGCACCTGCTCTCCGACCCGGAGTACGGCACGCTGCGCGCGGGCCTGCGGATGAACGTCATCGGCAACCCGGGCGTGGAGAAGGTCGACTTCGAGCTGTGGTCGCTCGCCGTCTCCGCGATCAACGGCTGCGGCCAGTGCCTGGACTCGCACGAGCAGGTCCTGCGCAAGGCCGGCGTCGACCGCGAGACGATCCAGGAGGCCTTCAAGATCGCCTCGGTGATCCAGGCCGTCGCGGTCACCCTCGACGCCGAGGCCGCCCTCGCCGCCGAGTAGCAGCACCCCGTACGAAGACCAGGGCCCCGCAGCCGTTCCCGGCTGCGGGGCCCTGGTCGTTCACTTCTTCAGCGCCACCATGAGCATGCGCATGTCCTCGATCATCGCCGCCTTGAGCGCGTCCCCGTCGGTCTCGACGTCCCCGTCCTCCCCCCACCACTGGACGGTGAGCGTGAACACCGAGCCGCCGTCGAGCACCTGGAGCTGTGGAGACCGCACCAGACCGGAGATCAGTGCCTGTTCCCCGAGCCCGGGGACTTTCTGCACGTTCACGGTCTGCACGTCCATGGACCCGTTGAGCACCGGCCGAACGCCGAACTCCGGCGCCGGGTCGGTCTTCTTGTGCAGCTCGACCAGCACCTGACCGTAGTAGGAGGCCCGGCCCTCGGTACGCAAGGTGTTGTAACTGCAGAACGACCAGTCCAGAACGGGACTCTCGCTGTGGCTCGGCAGACCCCCCTCGAACGCACCGGCCATCCCGCCGAGCGCCCTCAGCGGCGCTTGGGCGCACAGGTCCTCGGAGTGCCGGTAGGCGATCCGCGGGGCATCGGTGAATCGATCCTGCAGAGCCAGGGTCCCCGCCCAGACAGCCGAGGCCAGCACCGCCCCGCCCAGCGCCCACCACCACGGCCGTACGGGCCGTCGTACGGGCTCACCCACCGCGTCCGGTCGTGCCGGTTCGCCCGGGTGGTCCGGGGGCCACTCCCCCTCCAGCTCAGGCTCGCTGATCATTCCCGGGCTCCCCCATGGCCGAGCCCACCGCCGTCGCCCCGTGCGGGCCCGGGCCGATCGCTCCGTGGCCCATGTGGAGCTGCTCGCGCGAGTACGCCCTCAGATAGCCCACCGCGGTGTTGGTGACGGCGACCAGCGGTACGGCGACCACCGCTCCCCCGATGCCCGCGATCAGGCCGCCGGCGGCCACCGCCAGCACCACCGCGAGCGGGTGCACCCGTACCGCCCGGCCCAGGATGAACGGCTGGAGCACGTGCCCCTCGATCTGCTGCACCGCCAGGACGACGAGCAGCACCATCAGAGCGGTGAACACGCCCTGGGTCACGAGCGCCACGACCACCGCGAGGGCTCCGGAGACCACGGCGCCGACCAGCGGGATGAAGGCGAACAGGAAGATGAAGACGGCCAGCGGCACGGCCATCGGCACGTCCAGGAAGTAGATGCCGAGGCCGATGAAGATGGCGTCGATGAGCGCGACGAGGACGGTGCCCCGTACGTACGCGGTCAGCGTGCGCCAGGCGCGCGGACCGGCTCCCGCCACGCCGGGCCGGGCGGCGGCCGGGACGAGGCCGAGCGTCCAGTTCCAGATGCGCTTGCCGTCGTAGAGCAGGAAGAGCGTCGAGAACATCGCGAGCAGGATGCCCGTCAGCACCTCGACGAGCACCGTCACGCCCTGCAGGCCGGCGGAGGTGATCTGCTCGGTGTTGGTGCCGATGGTCTCGCTGAGGTTCTTCGCGATGTCGTTGATCTGCTTCTCGGTCACGTGGAACGGACTGTCCAGTGCCCAGAGTTTGAGTTCGTTGATGCCGTCGCGGACGCGGTCGGAGAGGTCGTCGAGGTTCTCCATGACCTGCCAGACCACGAACCAGCCGACGAGCCCGATGACCACGAAGCCGAGGATCGCGGTGACGGCGGTGGCCAGTCCCCGGGGCAGGCCCAGTTTCCGCAGCCGGACCACGAAGGGCTGGAGCAGCGCGGTGACCAGCATCGCGGCGGCGAAGGCGAGGACCACCAGGCGGACTTCGCTGATCACCTTCATCAGCACCCAGAGCATCCCGGCCAGGAGCAGCAGCCGCCAGCTGACCTCGGCGGCGACCCGCATGCCCCACGGGACCACGCTCACCGGGTCGGGGCGCTCGGGAAGCGCGGGGGCGGGCGCGGGGCCCGGCGCCACCGCGGCGGCCGCCGCCGGTCCCCGGTCGGCGGCGACGGGGTGCGGCAGGCCGCTCCTGGCCTCGGCCTCGACCTCGGCGCGCCGCTCGTCGAGCCGCGCCTCCATCCGGTTCAGCCTGCTCCCGAGCCGGCCGAGCCAGCCTTCCCTCTTCGCCATGTCGTTCCTTTCCCCCCGCCCCGCTGGTCACACCTCGAAAGACCGTACACGCGAGGAGCCCCGCACCGTAGGACGGTGCGGGGCTCTCCCGAGTTGAGCGGGGTGCGGCGGTGTCGCCTAGTACCAGCCGTTGGCCTGGTGGAAGCTCCAGGCTCCACACGGGCTGCCGTACCGGTCTTCCATGTAGTTCAGGCCCCACTTGATCTGCGTGGCGGGGTTGGTGCGCCAGTCGGCACCGGCCGAGGCCATCTTCGAGCCCGG is a genomic window containing:
- a CDS encoding alkyl hydroperoxide reductase, with amino-acid sequence MPLDSLKSAVPDFAKDLKLNLGSVIGNQDKLSQQQLWGTVLSCAIAARSPRVLRELEPEAKANLSPEAYTAAKSAAAVMAMNNVFYRTRHLLSDPEYGTLRAGLRMNVIGNPGVEKVDFELWSLAVSAINGCGQCLDSHEQVLRKAGVDRETIQEAFKIASVIQAVAVTLDAEAALAAE
- a CDS encoding AI-2E family transporter; amino-acid sequence: MAKREGWLGRLGSRLNRMEARLDERRAEVEAEARSGLPHPVAADRGPAAAAAVAPGPAPAPALPERPDPVSVVPWGMRVAAEVSWRLLLLAGMLWVLMKVISEVRLVVLAFAAAMLVTALLQPFVVRLRKLGLPRGLATAVTAILGFVVIGLVGWFVVWQVMENLDDLSDRVRDGINELKLWALDSPFHVTEKQINDIAKNLSETIGTNTEQITSAGLQGVTVLVEVLTGILLAMFSTLFLLYDGKRIWNWTLGLVPAAARPGVAGAGPRAWRTLTAYVRGTVLVALIDAIFIGLGIYFLDVPMAVPLAVFIFLFAFIPLVGAVVSGALAVVVALVTQGVFTALMVLLVVLAVQQIEGHVLQPFILGRAVRVHPLAVVLAVAAGGLIAGIGGAVVAVPLVAVTNTAVGYLRAYSREQLHMGHGAIGPGPHGATAVGSAMGEPGNDQRA